One window of the Chanos chanos chromosome 11, fChaCha1.1, whole genome shotgun sequence genome contains the following:
- the gria2a gene encoding glutamate receptor 2a isoform X2: MNLSGFLFPALWGLALGGSPSVQIGGLFPRGADQEYSAFRIGMVQFGTAEFRLTPHIDNLEVANSFAITNCFCSQFSRGVYAIFGFYDKKSVNTITSFCETLHVSFITPSFPADGLNQFVLQMRPDIKGPLISLVEYYKWEKFAYLYDSDRGLSTLQAVLDTAAERKWQVTAINVGNLKDERKDEAYRSLFQDLENKKERRVILDCEQDKVKDIMEQVITIGRHVKGYHYIIANFGFLDGDLSKLQYGGANVSGFQIVDFDDPTVAKFDQRWEALEEKEYPGADSRIRYTSALTYDAVQVMTEAFRFLHKQRIDISRRGNNGDCLANPAVPWAQGVEIERALKQVRVDGLTGNIQFDQYGRRVNYSVNVMELKNSGPVKIGYWNEADKMAVTKSDLFPNDTMGMENKTVIVTTILEAPYVMLKKNAELFVDNDRYEGYCVDLAAEIAKHCGFKYQLRIVADGKYGARDAETKIWNGMVGELVYGKADIAVAPLTITLVREEVIDFSKPFMSLGISIMIKKPQKSKPGVFSFLDPLAYEIWMCIVFAYIGVSVVLFLVSRFSPYEWHTEEFEDGQLGPSESTNEFGIFNSLWFSLGAFMQQGCDISPRSLSGRIVGGVWWFFTLIIISSYTANLAAFLTVERMVSPIESAEDLAKQTEIAYGTLDAGSTKEFFRRSKIALFDKMWQYMKSAEPSVFVKNTVEGVLRVRKSKGKYAYLLESTMNEYIEQRKPCDTMKVGGNLDSKGYGIATPKGSALRTPVNLAVLKLSEQGVLDKLKNKWWYDKGECGAKDSGSKEKTSALSLSNVAGVFYILVGGLGLAMLVALVEFCYKSRAEAKRMKVAQTLALNPSSSQNSQNFATYKEGYNVYGLESVKI; this comes from the exons TTTGCTCCCAGTTCTCTAGAGGAGTGTACGCCATTTTTGGCTTTTACGATAAGAAGTCGGTAAACACCATCACGTCGTTCTGCGAGACCCTGCATGTGTCCTTCATCACGCCCAGTTTCCCGGCCGACGGACTCAACCAGTTTGTGCTACAGATGAGACCAGATATTAAAGGGCCACTTATCAGCTTAGTGGAGTACTACAAATGGGAGAAATTTGCATATCTGTACGACAGTGACAgag gtcTGTCCACTCTGCAGGCAGTGCTGGACACGGCTGCAGAGCGGAAGTGGCAGGTGACGGCAATTAACGTGGGGAACCTGAAAGATGAGAGGAAAGACGAGGCCTATCGCTCCCTCTTTCAGGACCtggagaacaagaaagagaggagagtgattCTCGACTGCGAACAGGACAAAGTTAAAGATATCATGGAACAG GTCATCACTATTGGACGTCATGTGAAAGGATACCATTACATCATTGCTAATTTT GGCTTTTTGGATGGGGACCTGTCAAAACTTCAGTATGGTGGAGCCAACGTGTCTGGTTTTCAGATTGTCGACTTTGACGATCCGACTGTTGCCAAGTTTGATCAGCGCTGGGAGGCTCTCGAAGAGAAAGAATACCCAGGAGCAGACAGCAGGATACGG TACACCTCTGCTTTGACCTATGATGCAGTGCAGGTGATGACAGAGGCATTCCGCTTCTTGCATAAACAACGGATAGACATTAGTCGTCGTGGCAACAATGGAGACTGCCTGGCCAATCCAGCAGTGCCGTGGGCTCAGGGGGTGGAGATAGAACGTGCTCTCAAACAG gtACGAGTGGATGGCCTGACAGGAAATATTCAGTTTGACCAGTATGGCAGAAGAGTGAATTACTCAGTGAACGTAATGGAACTGAAAAACAGCGGTCCAGTAAAG ATTGGATACTGGAATGAAGCGGACAAAATGGCAGTGACAAAATCGGACCTGTTCCCCAACGACACCATGGGAATGGAGAACAAAACCGTTATTGTGACGACCATCTTG GAAGCACCCTATGTGATGTTGAAGAAAAACGCAGAGCTGTTCGTTGACAACGATCGTTATGAGGGTTACTGTGTGGACCTTGCTGCTGAAATCGCCAAGCATTGTGGCTTTAAGTACCAGCTGAGGATCGTGGCCGATGGAAAATACGGAGCGCGAGACGCAGAGACAAAGATCTGGAACGGAATGGTGGGCGAGCTGGTGTACGGG AAAGCGGACATTGCCGTGGCTCCGCTGACCATCACGTTAGTTCGCGAGGAGGTGATCGACTTCTCCAAGCCCTTCATGAGCCTTGGCATCTCCATCATGATCAAGAAACCGCAGAAGTCCAAGCCGGGGGTCTTCTCTTTCCTCGACCCCCTGGCTTACGAGATCTGGATGTGTATCGTGTTCGCCTATATCGGAGTTAGCGTGGTACTTTTCCTGGTCAGCCGTTTCAGCCCTTACGAGTGGCACACTGAGGAGTTCGAGGATGGCCAATTAGGCCCCAGCGAGTCCACTAATGAGTTTGGCATCTTTAATAGTCTCTGGTTTTCTCTGGGCGCTTTTATGCAGCAGGGATGCGATATTTCGCCAAG GTCCCTGTCTGGTCGTATTGTTGGTGGTGTTTGGTGGTTCTTCACTTTGATCATCATTTCGTCCTACACGGCCAACCTGGCTGCCTTTCTCACTGTGGAGAGGATGGTCTCGCCCATTGAGAGTGCAGAAGACCTGGCCAAGCAGACTGAGATTGCTTACGGGACACTAGACGCTGGCTCCACCAAAGAGTTCTTCCGG AGGTCTAAAATTGCCCTCTTCGATAAGATGTGGCAGTACATGAAGAGTGCAGAACCCTCTGTCTTCGTAAAGAACACGGTGGAAGGCGTGCTGAGAGTGAGGAAGTCCAAGGGGAAATACGCTTACCTGCTCGAGTCCACCATGAACGAGTACATCGAACAACGCAAGCCCTGCGACACCATGAAAGTGGGCGGCAACCTGGACTCCAAGGGTTACGGCATCGCCACACCCAAAGGATCTGCCTTAAG AACGCCAGTAAACCTTGCAGTATTGAAACTCAGTGAGCAAGGCGTCTTAGAcaagctgaaaaacaaatggtggTACGATAAGGGGGAATGTGGAGCCAAGGACTCTGGAAGTAAG GAGAAGACGAGCGCTTTAAGCCTGAGCAACGTGGCGGGGGTCTTCTACATCCTGGTGGGCGGACTGGGACTGGCTATGCTGGTGGCGCTGGTGGAGTTCTGCTACAAGTCTCGGGCGGAGGCCAAACGGATGAAGGTGGCCCAGACACTCGCTCTGAATCCCTCTTCCTCGCAGAATTCCCAGAATTTTGCCACTTATAAGGAAGGGTACAACGTTTATGGGCTGGAGAGTGTTAAGATCTAG
- the gria2a gene encoding glutamate receptor 2a isoform X1, which produces MNLSGFLFPALWGLALGGSPSVQIGGLFPRGADQEYSAFRIGMVQFGTAEFRLTPHIDNLEVANSFAITNCFCSQFSRGVYAIFGFYDKKSVNTITSFCETLHVSFITPSFPADGLNQFVLQMRPDIKGPLISLVEYYKWEKFAYLYDSDRGLSTLQAVLDTAAERKWQVTAINVGNLKDERKDEAYRSLFQDLENKKERRVILDCEQDKVKDIMEQVITIGRHVKGYHYIIANFGFLDGDLSKLQYGGANVSGFQIVDFDDPTVAKFDQRWEALEEKEYPGADSRIRYTSALTYDAVQVMTEAFRFLHKQRIDISRRGNNGDCLANPAVPWAQGVEIERALKQVRVDGLTGNIQFDQYGRRVNYSVNVMELKNSGPVKIGYWNEADKMAVTKSDLFPNDTMGMENKTVIVTTILEAPYVMLKKNAELFVDNDRYEGYCVDLAAEIAKHCGFKYQLRIVADGKYGARDAETKIWNGMVGELVYGKADIAVAPLTITLVREEVIDFSKPFMSLGISIMIKKPQKSKPGVFSFLDPLAYEIWMCIVFAYIGVSVVLFLVSRFSPYEWHTEEFEDGQLGPSESTNEFGIFNSLWFSLGAFMQQGCDISPRSLSGRIVGGVWWFFTLIIISSYTANLAAFLTVERMVSPIESAEDLAKQTEIAYGTLDAGSTKEFFRRSKIALFDKMWQYMKSAEPSVFVKNTVEGVLRVRKSKGKYAYLLESTMNEYIEQRKPCDTMKVGGNLDSKGYGIATPKGSALRNAVNLAVLKLNEQGLLDKLKNKWWYDKGECGSGGGESKEKTSALSLSNVAGVFYILVGGLGLAMLVALVEFCYKSRAEAKRMKVTFTDAMRSKARLSITGSTGENGRVLSPDFPKAIHAVPYMRPGMGITLSNMGDLS; this is translated from the exons TTTGCTCCCAGTTCTCTAGAGGAGTGTACGCCATTTTTGGCTTTTACGATAAGAAGTCGGTAAACACCATCACGTCGTTCTGCGAGACCCTGCATGTGTCCTTCATCACGCCCAGTTTCCCGGCCGACGGACTCAACCAGTTTGTGCTACAGATGAGACCAGATATTAAAGGGCCACTTATCAGCTTAGTGGAGTACTACAAATGGGAGAAATTTGCATATCTGTACGACAGTGACAgag gtcTGTCCACTCTGCAGGCAGTGCTGGACACGGCTGCAGAGCGGAAGTGGCAGGTGACGGCAATTAACGTGGGGAACCTGAAAGATGAGAGGAAAGACGAGGCCTATCGCTCCCTCTTTCAGGACCtggagaacaagaaagagaggagagtgattCTCGACTGCGAACAGGACAAAGTTAAAGATATCATGGAACAG GTCATCACTATTGGACGTCATGTGAAAGGATACCATTACATCATTGCTAATTTT GGCTTTTTGGATGGGGACCTGTCAAAACTTCAGTATGGTGGAGCCAACGTGTCTGGTTTTCAGATTGTCGACTTTGACGATCCGACTGTTGCCAAGTTTGATCAGCGCTGGGAGGCTCTCGAAGAGAAAGAATACCCAGGAGCAGACAGCAGGATACGG TACACCTCTGCTTTGACCTATGATGCAGTGCAGGTGATGACAGAGGCATTCCGCTTCTTGCATAAACAACGGATAGACATTAGTCGTCGTGGCAACAATGGAGACTGCCTGGCCAATCCAGCAGTGCCGTGGGCTCAGGGGGTGGAGATAGAACGTGCTCTCAAACAG gtACGAGTGGATGGCCTGACAGGAAATATTCAGTTTGACCAGTATGGCAGAAGAGTGAATTACTCAGTGAACGTAATGGAACTGAAAAACAGCGGTCCAGTAAAG ATTGGATACTGGAATGAAGCGGACAAAATGGCAGTGACAAAATCGGACCTGTTCCCCAACGACACCATGGGAATGGAGAACAAAACCGTTATTGTGACGACCATCTTG GAAGCACCCTATGTGATGTTGAAGAAAAACGCAGAGCTGTTCGTTGACAACGATCGTTATGAGGGTTACTGTGTGGACCTTGCTGCTGAAATCGCCAAGCATTGTGGCTTTAAGTACCAGCTGAGGATCGTGGCCGATGGAAAATACGGAGCGCGAGACGCAGAGACAAAGATCTGGAACGGAATGGTGGGCGAGCTGGTGTACGGG AAAGCGGACATTGCCGTGGCTCCGCTGACCATCACGTTAGTTCGCGAGGAGGTGATCGACTTCTCCAAGCCCTTCATGAGCCTTGGCATCTCCATCATGATCAAGAAACCGCAGAAGTCCAAGCCGGGGGTCTTCTCTTTCCTCGACCCCCTGGCTTACGAGATCTGGATGTGTATCGTGTTCGCCTATATCGGAGTTAGCGTGGTACTTTTCCTGGTCAGCCGTTTCAGCCCTTACGAGTGGCACACTGAGGAGTTCGAGGATGGCCAATTAGGCCCCAGCGAGTCCACTAATGAGTTTGGCATCTTTAATAGTCTCTGGTTTTCTCTGGGCGCTTTTATGCAGCAGGGATGCGATATTTCGCCAAG GTCCCTGTCTGGTCGTATTGTTGGTGGTGTTTGGTGGTTCTTCACTTTGATCATCATTTCGTCCTACACGGCCAACCTGGCTGCCTTTCTCACTGTGGAGAGGATGGTCTCGCCCATTGAGAGTGCAGAAGACCTGGCCAAGCAGACTGAGATTGCTTACGGGACACTAGACGCTGGCTCCACCAAAGAGTTCTTCCGG AGGTCTAAAATTGCCCTCTTCGATAAGATGTGGCAGTACATGAAGAGTGCAGAACCCTCTGTCTTCGTAAAGAACACGGTGGAAGGCGTGCTGAGAGTGAGGAAGTCCAAGGGGAAATACGCTTACCTGCTCGAGTCCACCATGAACGAGTACATCGAACAACGCAAGCCCTGCGACACCATGAAAGTGGGCGGCAACCTGGACTCCAAGGGTTACGGCATCGCCACACCCAAAGGATCTGCCTTAAG AAACGCGGTAAACCTCGCGGTGCTAAAACTGAACGAGCAAGGGCTGCTGGataaattgaaaaacaaatggtGGTACGACAAAGGAGAGTGCGGCAGCGGAGGCGGGGAGTCAAAG GAGAAGACGAGCGCTTTAAGCCTGAGCAACGTGGCGGGGGTCTTCTACATCCTGGTGGGCGGACTGGGACTGGCTATGCTGGTGGCGCTGGTGGAGTTCTGCTACAAGTCTCGGGCGGAGGCCAAACGGATGAAG GTGACCTTCACAGATGCCATGCGCAGTAAAGCGAGGCTGTCTATTACAGGCAGTACAGGAGAGAATGGCCGTGTTCTGAGTCCGGACTTTCCCAAAGCCATCCATGCGGTGCCCTACATGAGACCTGGCATGGGCATCACCCTCAGCAACATGGGCGACCTGTCCTGA